From the Acidobacteriota bacterium genome, one window contains:
- a CDS encoding amidohydrolase family protein → MIKRCLISLALLTCGFALAADELPSDDFVILDVRLFDGETSLEKATVVVRDGRIVAVGEALPWAAELPVVKGAGRTLLPGLIDSHTHCWGNALEQALTFGVTTAIDMFTNADWAAGVRRQQSENGNPGKADLYSASVLVTAPGGHGTQYGLGIPTLEAGADVDAFVAARLAEGSDFIKVVHEDGKGWGTETPTLDIDTIRAVAAAAHRRERLAVAHIGTREAALEVMATGVDGLVHLFIDAAPGDDFGRRAAKHGIFVVPTLAVLENFQRKGGETVLQDERLSPYLDGDQRASLARSFGPQRKTDNRFEHALETVRLLRQAQVAVLAGTDAPNPGTAHGASMHRELELLVEAGLTPGEALAAATAVPAESFGLQDRGRIEVGRRADLLLVEGDPLDDITASRDIVAVWKLGVATERRRQDVEKPKHPVVSQKLISDFDAGELSAEFGFGWQPTTDQMAGGASETKLAVITDDARGGVLEIRGEVKTGFPFPWAGAMFFPADQPMAAVDVSANRAVTFMARGDGGTYRLMVFARRLGQIPVQTTFVADDTWERHSVAFESLGIDGSDLLGIAFAGGPGLGEFRFEIDQVELE, encoded by the coding sequence ATGATTAAGCGCTGCCTCATCTCCCTCGCCCTTCTCACCTGCGGTTTCGCCCTGGCGGCCGACGAGCTACCCAGCGACGACTTCGTGATCCTCGACGTGCGCCTCTTCGATGGCGAGACGAGCCTCGAAAAGGCCACCGTCGTCGTGCGCGACGGCCGCATCGTGGCGGTTGGGGAGGCCCTGCCGTGGGCTGCCGAGCTGCCGGTGGTGAAAGGCGCCGGCCGCACCCTCCTACCGGGCCTGATCGACAGCCACACCCATTGCTGGGGCAACGCCCTCGAGCAAGCCTTGACCTTCGGCGTCACCACCGCCATCGACATGTTCACCAATGCCGATTGGGCCGCCGGGGTGCGTCGCCAGCAGTCCGAGAACGGCAATCCCGGCAAAGCGGACCTCTACTCCGCCAGCGTCCTGGTGACGGCGCCGGGCGGCCACGGCACCCAGTACGGCCTCGGCATTCCGACCCTCGAGGCGGGCGCCGATGTCGACGCCTTCGTCGCCGCCCGCCTCGCCGAAGGCTCCGACTTCATCAAGGTGGTTCACGAGGACGGCAAGGGTTGGGGCACCGAAACCCCGACCCTCGACATCGACACCATTCGGGCCGTCGCCGCGGCGGCCCACCGGCGGGAGCGCCTCGCCGTCGCCCACATCGGGACTCGCGAGGCCGCCCTCGAGGTGATGGCGACCGGAGTCGATGGCCTGGTTCACCTGTTCATCGATGCCGCGCCGGGCGACGATTTCGGCCGCCGAGCGGCAAAGCACGGCATCTTCGTCGTGCCCACCCTGGCGGTACTCGAGAACTTCCAGCGCAAGGGCGGTGAGACGGTGCTGCAGGATGAGCGGCTGTCCCCCTACCTCGACGGCGACCAGCGCGCCAGCCTGGCCCGCAGCTTCGGACCGCAGCGCAAGACCGACAACCGCTTCGAGCACGCCCTCGAGACCGTTCGGCTACTACGCCAGGCACAGGTTGCGGTGCTCGCGGGCACCGACGCCCCCAATCCGGGAACGGCCCACGGTGCCAGCATGCACCGCGAGCTCGAGCTGCTGGTCGAGGCCGGCCTGACGCCCGGCGAGGCCCTCGCCGCCGCCACCGCGGTACCGGCAGAGTCCTTTGGCCTGCAGGACCGCGGCCGCATCGAGGTCGGGCGCCGTGCCGATCTTCTGCTGGTCGAGGGCGACCCCCTCGACGACATCACCGCCAGCCGCGACATCGTCGCCGTCTGGAAGCTCGGGGTGGCCACCGAGCGGCGGCGGCAAGACGTCGAGAAGCCCAAGCATCCGGTGGTCTCCCAAAAACTGATCAGCGATTTCGACGCCGGCGAACTGAGCGCCGAGTTCGGATTCGGCTGGCAGCCGACCACCGACCAGATGGCCGGTGGAGCCTCCGAAACGAAGCTCGCCGTGATCACCGACGACGCACGCGGCGGCGTCCTCGAGATTCGCGGCGAGGTCAAGACCGGCTTTCCCTTTCCCTGGGCCGGTGCCATGTTCTTTCCCGCCGACCAGCCGATGGCGGCGGTCGACGTCTCGGCCAATCGCGCCGTGACGTTCATGGCCCGCGGTGATGGCGGAACCTACCGGCTGATGGTCTTCGCGCGCCGCCTCGGCCAGATTCCGGTGCAAACGACCTTCGTCGCCGACGACACCTGGGAGCGTCACAGCGTTGCTTTCGAATCCCTCGGTATCGATGGCTCCGACCTCCTCGGTATCGCTTTCGCCGGCGGCCCCGGCCTCGGCGAGTTCCGCTTCGAGATCGATCAGGTCGAGCTCGAGTAG
- a CDS encoding ABC transporter permease: MSPLGTYFLESRYEVVKTFRMPSFVIPTLTFPWMFYILFGLAFSPPGGQGPMATYLLATYGAFGVIGATLFAFGVGLASERAQGWLRLKRASPMPAGAYFLAKLGTAVLFSLTIVAGLAALATFVGEVELPASAWLELVVIFLAGTLPFAALGLTLGYLCTAHSAPAVINLIYLPMAFLSGLWIPIHILPGWVQAAAPFLPAYSFAQLALGAVGLETQQSVGRSLATLCFFTLLLLGTAYLASRRPRGNNHD, from the coding sequence ATGAGCCCCCTCGGCACCTATTTCCTGGAGTCCCGCTACGAGGTCGTCAAGACCTTCCGCATGCCGTCCTTCGTCATCCCCACGCTGACCTTCCCTTGGATGTTCTACATCCTCTTCGGCCTCGCCTTCAGCCCACCCGGAGGGCAAGGGCCGATGGCCACCTACCTGCTAGCGACCTACGGCGCATTCGGGGTCATCGGCGCCACCCTGTTTGCCTTTGGTGTCGGTCTGGCGAGCGAGCGGGCGCAAGGTTGGCTGCGCCTCAAGCGCGCCAGCCCGATGCCCGCCGGCGCCTACTTCCTGGCCAAGCTCGGCACCGCGGTGCTGTTCTCGCTGACCATCGTCGCCGGACTCGCCGCCCTCGCCACCTTCGTCGGCGAGGTCGAGCTCCCCGCTTCGGCGTGGCTCGAGCTGGTCGTCATCTTCCTCGCCGGCACCCTGCCCTTCGCCGCCCTCGGCCTCACCCTCGGCTACCTGTGCACCGCACATTCGGCGCCGGCGGTGATCAATTTGATCTACCTGCCGATGGCCTTCCTCTCCGGCCTGTGGATCCCGATCCACATCCTGCCCGGCTGGGTCCAGGCGGCGGCACCCTTCCTGCCGGCCTACTCTTTCGCCCAGCTCGCCCTCGGGGCGGTCGGTCTCGAAACTCAGCAATCGGTCGGGCGCAGCCTCGCCACACTATGCTTCTTTACACTGTTGCTGCTCGGCACGGCCTATCTCGCGTCGCGCCGCCCGAGAGGAAACAACCATGATTAA
- a CDS encoding ABC transporter ATP-binding protein encodes MSSNSNSPVAHLQGAVKQYGRVTALDGVDFATHGGEVVALLGPNGAGKTTLVGLLLGLLSPDAGTAELFGRRPNSLAARRRVGAMLQISGVPETLRVEEHIRLFSSYYPRPLPLTEVLALAGLEELRRRPFGKLSGGERQRLLFALAICGNPDLLFLDEPTVGLDVASRRALWERIAQFAREGRSVILTTHYLEEADALADRVLVLDRGRIRAAGTSQEIKAQVGGKTIRCHTHLDDGTLRALPGVQRLQRTAEPHDPRVELTVQNAEQTLRALLERDPDLSHLEVRSAALEDAFLALLEGREEKAA; translated from the coding sequence ATGAGCTCGAATTCCAACTCACCGGTCGCCCACTTGCAGGGCGCCGTCAAGCAATACGGCCGCGTCACCGCCCTCGACGGTGTCGACTTCGCCACCCACGGCGGCGAGGTCGTCGCCCTGCTGGGGCCCAACGGCGCCGGCAAAACCACCCTCGTCGGACTCCTGCTCGGACTGCTGTCGCCGGACGCCGGCACCGCCGAGCTCTTCGGCCGGCGACCGAACAGCCTGGCGGCACGTCGCCGGGTCGGCGCCATGCTGCAAATTTCCGGCGTTCCCGAGACGCTGCGGGTCGAGGAGCACATCCGGCTGTTCTCGAGCTACTACCCGCGGCCTCTGCCGCTCACCGAAGTGCTCGCGCTGGCCGGCCTCGAAGAGCTCCGGCGGCGGCCCTTCGGCAAGCTCTCCGGCGGCGAGCGCCAGCGCCTGCTCTTCGCCCTCGCCATCTGCGGCAATCCCGACCTGCTCTTCCTCGACGAGCCGACGGTCGGCCTCGACGTCGCCAGCCGGCGGGCTCTCTGGGAGCGCATCGCGCAGTTCGCCCGCGAAGGCCGCTCGGTCATCCTGACCACCCACTACCTGGAGGAGGCGGACGCCCTCGCGGATCGCGTGCTGGTGCTCGATCGCGGCCGCATCCGGGCCGCCGGCACTTCCCAGGAGATCAAAGCCCAGGTGGGCGGCAAAACCATCCGCTGCCACACCCACCTCGACGACGGCACTCTGCGCGCGCTACCGGGAGTGCAGCGCCTGCAACGCACCGCCGAGCCCCACGACCCGCGGGTCGAGCTGACGGTGCAAAACGCCGAACAGACCCTCCGGGCTCTGCTCGAGCGGGATCCCGACCTCAGCCACCTCGAGGTCCGCAGCGCCGCCCTCGAAGACGCATTCCTGGCCCTTCTCGAGGGCCGTGAGGAGAAAGCCGCATGA
- a CDS encoding sensor histidine kinase, with product MALRLLPRDAVHGWTPYAWLIYLGFYLMHPAIGQAGALEWGRTAALTGLFLVFYFRGYWVDEGQAVAPALGILGVALLAAPGNPGAACFPIYAAGAFGQSQRGRAALRWIAVVLVTVVLQSWWFDLPILYWAIALAFSTLVGGICFHYAELSRNRRALEASQEEVERLATQAERERIARDLHDLLGHTLSLITLKSELAARLAASDPERAAGEMRQVEEISRRALSEVRAAVTGYRLGSLAEELARADSTLRAAGIELVRQDRAVQLPEEQSQIFSFVLREALTNVLRHSRATTCTVELRGDDQGWLLTVSDDGIGGGREGSGLRGMRERLQAAGGSLVRSLEGGTRLVARLPAEPRAAHGEAS from the coding sequence ATGGCCCTTCGCCTCCTGCCCCGCGATGCAGTCCACGGCTGGACCCCTTATGCCTGGCTCATCTACCTCGGCTTCTACTTGATGCACCCGGCCATCGGCCAGGCGGGCGCACTCGAATGGGGCCGCACCGCGGCCCTGACGGGGCTCTTCCTGGTGTTCTACTTTCGCGGCTACTGGGTCGACGAGGGCCAGGCCGTCGCTCCGGCCTTGGGCATTCTCGGCGTCGCTTTGCTGGCGGCGCCGGGCAACCCCGGGGCGGCCTGCTTTCCGATCTATGCCGCCGGCGCCTTCGGCCAGTCCCAGCGAGGCCGGGCCGCCCTGCGCTGGATCGCCGTCGTGCTGGTCACCGTCGTGCTGCAGAGCTGGTGGTTCGACCTGCCGATCCTCTACTGGGCCATCGCCTTGGCCTTCTCGACCCTGGTCGGCGGCATCTGCTTCCATTACGCCGAGCTGAGCCGCAATCGCCGCGCCCTCGAGGCCAGCCAGGAGGAGGTCGAGCGCCTCGCCACCCAGGCCGAGCGCGAGCGCATCGCCCGCGACCTGCACGATCTCCTCGGCCACACCCTGTCTTTGATCACCCTCAAGTCGGAGCTGGCGGCGCGGCTGGCGGCGAGCGATCCGGAACGGGCCGCCGGCGAGATGCGCCAGGTGGAAGAGATCTCCCGTCGCGCCCTGTCGGAGGTTCGCGCCGCGGTCACCGGCTACCGCCTCGGCAGCCTGGCGGAAGAGCTGGCGCGGGCCGACAGCACGCTGCGCGCCGCCGGCATCGAGCTGGTGCGCCAGGACCGCGCGGTGCAGCTCCCGGAGGAGCAGAGCCAGATCTTCTCCTTCGTGCTGCGCGAAGCGCTCACCAACGTTCTGCGCCACTCCCGGGCCACCACCTGCACCGTCGAGCTGCGCGGCGACGACCAGGGCTGGCTGCTGACGGTCAGCGACGACGGCATCGGCGGTGGGCGCGAAGGCTCCGGCCTGCGCGGCATGCGGGAACGACTGCAGGCCGCCGGTGGCAGCCTGGTGCGCTCCCTGGAGGGCGGTACCCGGCTGGTGGCTCGGCTGCCGGCGGAGCCGCGCGCAGCGCACGGAGAAGCTTCGTGA